From the genome of bacterium:
CAGCCGAGCGGAGAAATCTGCGACGATGGCATCCTGCTCCGAAACAGGAATGTCGGGTACGATGATGTCCTGAATCTGCTGCTGGTTGATGTTGAACTGGAGTGATCCCGTCTTGACCCGGTCAAATTGCATTTGTCCGACCCGCGAATTGAGATATAGAGCGAGGAATCGCGGCCGAAGGCGCATCTGGTCGCGCAGCCTTAACCGAATGATGTACGATCCGTAGACGAAGTTGTCCAATCCACCGCCCACGGCTCCGCAAAGCCCCACGTAGGTTCCGCTCCTCGCGATCAGGACATCCCCTTCGCGTAGATAGAGCGACTTCAACTGCCTGAGATGGAGCGCCGACGGCACGAACTGAAGGTCGCTCAGGTCAATGTCGTTTCGGCGCAGATTCTCGATTCGTAGAAAGGGCACGTCGCTCGTGTAGTCCGCGTCGATGGAAGCGCCGTACTTTAGGAGCGGCTTGATGTCGCGCAGGCGAAAATGTGACACGGATTCCAGGCGTCGATATAGTTCCAAGTATTCCGGATCATACCACTGCACGTCGAGGCGCTCTGCCAAGTCCTCGGGCCGAACGACAAAACAGCCCGGCCGCGTCGGGA
Proteins encoded in this window:
- a CDS encoding N-6 DNA methylase, which translates into the protein LARHKGKLVASLRSSVMFLERYHDLLRDGGLLLTIIDDSVLNTTTTAFVRDWLRSRYYVRAIISLPKNCFVVAGSASKTSILVLEKKPGESADQSAIFMAKSLNVGHTDSGKPDLNSNDLPAILTEWLRFRDSGTLPTRPGCFVVRPEDLAERLDVQWYDPEYLELYRRLESVSHFRLRDIKPLLKYGASIDADYTSDVPFLRIENLRRNDIDLSDLQFVPSALHLRQLKSLYLREGDVLIARSGTYVGLCGAVGGGLDNFVYGSYIIRLRLRDQMRLRPRFLALYLNSRVGQMQFDRVKTGSLQFNINQQQIQDIIVPDIPVSEQDAIVADFSARLAKIKMARKDISLLEADFADGLGSKITTSAGIKGKLNLRDFSGA